Proteins encoded in a region of the Malaciobacter mytili LMG 24559 genome:
- a CDS encoding YrbL family protein, producing MIILQNKDLLQKGSERACYEHPFDKNKIIKIVYNQKGKNNQNDQELYYYNFLNKQNIDYNNISICYGKIDTNLGEGLVFEKIIDYDGNISKTLRHYLKLNKFDNNKVETLLNDLKKYLFKYKIIFSDPTSVNVLCKRLSEDDYKLIIIDGLGSKRKDIKLFFSMYFSSYRNYKTYKQWEKFISNIKRVKEKIRLNQKL from the coding sequence ATGATAATATTACAAAATAAAGATTTATTGCAAAAAGGTAGTGAAAGAGCATGTTATGAACATCCTTTTGATAAAAACAAAATAATTAAAATAGTATATAATCAAAAAGGTAAAAATAATCAAAATGACCAAGAATTATATTATTATAATTTCTTAAATAAACAAAATATAGATTATAATAATATCTCAATATGTTATGGAAAAATTGATACAAATTTAGGAGAAGGTTTAGTCTTTGAAAAAATAATTGATTATGATGGAAATATTTCAAAAACATTAAGACATTATTTAAAATTAAATAAATTTGATAATAATAAAGTAGAAACTCTTCTTAATGATTTGAAAAAATATTTATTTAAATATAAAATTATTTTTTCAGATCCAACTTCTGTAAATGTATTATGTAAAAGATTATCTGAAGATGATTATAAATTAATTATAATTGATGGTTTAGGAAGTAAAAGAAAAGATATTAAACTTTTCTTTAGTATGTACTTTTCTAGTTATAGAAATTATAAAACTTATAAACAGTGGGAAAAGTTTATAAGTAATATAAAAAGAGTTAAAGAGAAAATAAGGCTAAACCAAAAGCTCTAA
- a CDS encoding O-antigen ligase family protein, whose translation MFEDIKERIKEKNLYILFIYFYFFMMPWNLFKSQMGVLTVILFLLWIIKYKFEITKKIKEIFSFRPLIILFLFIIFTYISSLWSSSFKDAFSYVNSFHKYYFLFIPVLFTSLNVNEAKNCIKVLVFSFFSYSVFSLLIFLGLFEIVDNGSNIDNPKGIMGYAIVTQYMLIGTIASFIFAIFSKKEHKIFYYTMSIVCFFSLFVNNSRTAQVSLILSIITIFIIYYKKELFNIKKLLISLLVLVSVLTISFFIIEKTNKMDRFENALNQIKKIYYTNKFDGSLGLRIYFNKVGIEALKEHPLLGFGPEDNVEYLKNYQENDKNYTYQKIFSTYHSEHFDLITRYGLIGYFLLVLSILYLIYKLKNINKEYYLISLCIYVPIFYISLANATFAKKPINYILISVFVLLSVIAYRSFLENKDIKDDNITK comes from the coding sequence ATGTTTGAAGATATTAAAGAAAGAATAAAAGAAAAAAATTTATATATTTTATTTATATATTTTTATTTTTTTATGATGCCTTGGAATCTTTTTAAATCACAAATGGGAGTTTTAACTGTCATTTTATTTTTATTATGGATAATTAAATATAAATTTGAAATTACAAAGAAAATAAAAGAAATTTTTTCATTTCGTCCACTTATTATATTGTTTTTATTTATAATTTTTACATATATTAGTTCTCTTTGGAGTTCTTCTTTTAAAGATGCATTTTCATATGTAAATAGTTTTCATAAATACTACTTTTTATTTATTCCTGTATTATTTACTTCACTAAATGTAAATGAAGCTAAAAATTGTATAAAAGTATTGGTTTTTTCATTTTTCTCATATTCTGTTTTTTCTTTATTGATATTTTTAGGATTATTTGAAATAGTAGACAATGGTAGTAATATAGATAATCCAAAAGGAATTATGGGCTATGCAATAGTAACACAATATATGCTTATAGGTACAATTGCAAGTTTTATATTTGCTATTTTTTCTAAAAAAGAGCATAAAATATTTTACTATACAATGTCAATTGTATGCTTCTTTTCTTTATTTGTAAATAATAGTAGAACAGCACAAGTTTCTTTAATATTATCTATTATTACAATTTTTATCATATATTATAAAAAAGAGTTATTTAATATTAAAAAATTATTAATAAGTTTACTTGTTTTAGTAAGTGTTTTAACTATTTCATTTTTTATTATAGAAAAGACAAATAAAATGGATAGATTTGAAAATGCATTAAATCAAATAAAAAAAATATATTATACAAATAAATTTGATGGAAGTTTAGGTCTTAGAATTTATTTTAATAAAGTAGGTATAGAGGCTTTAAAAGAACATCCTTTACTAGGTTTTGGTCCAGAAGATAATGTGGAATATTTAAAAAACTATCAAGAAAATGACAAGAATTATACATATCAAAAGATTTTTTCAACTTATCATAGTGAGCATTTTGATTTAATTACTAGATATGGATTAATAGGATACTTTTTATTAGTTTTAAGTATTTTATATTTAATTTATAAATTAAAAAATATAAATAAAGAGTATTATCTTATTTCTCTTTGTATTTATGTTCCTATTTTTTATATTTCATTAGCTAATGCAACATTTGCAAAAAAACCAATTAATTATATATTGATTTCAGTTTTTGTTTTATTATCTGTTATAGCTTATAGAAGTTTCTTAGAAAATAAAGATATTAAAGATGATAATATTACAAAATAA
- a CDS encoding LTA synthase family protein has protein sequence MNNIIMSKVLNILKKLLFSYLLFLVVMSLFRIVFFNYFSPLNSIDGFYLDILNAFFLGFRIDLTVIGYIQVLPTLGLILFYYIKKEFLLELFSKFLVYYLFVCFLIVSISLGADFGFYSYFKDHINILFFGLFDDDTKALMITFWQNYNVVLILTIFCIYLISLFLIIKKIFTIKNKNYNSFFGLRISGLIFLILFILNFLVIRGTLGMYPLGKMIPNVSTNEFINKVSHNGFRAFTNALNAREKYLSRKYDLFKATGYEKNIEKAFEVYKGSSNINKEDLLKNITYKTKKIDDKEYNVVVIMVESFGMPILKYQSEEFNILGRLKKHFDEDTLFTNFISAGDGTISSLQALLLNITHRPKSFAFSQSIYKQTSFSYTPAFLYNKAGYETTFIYGGDLTWRNLGNFVKFQGYKNIEGKINIFEHLNNKTKPKDEYFHPWGIYDEYLMSHIFNKLETSKQKQFIVALTTNNHPPYNVPKDYKRNSLVFNDNIKNHITGDLDLAKQRFSSYAYAVDQVGAFLDKFKESKFKDNTIVAITADNNTIDGIMKYDENELLNSKNIPLYFYIPKSLKEKLQINTNVAGSHKDIFPTLYNLTLKDKEYVAIGKNLFDKNEKHYGFNGSMIVNHNEKIEKLENLEDKTSSELLNYYKANLAIVEYLIKSEYEKANK, from the coding sequence TAGTATAGATGGATTTTATTTAGATATTTTAAATGCCTTTTTTTTAGGCTTTAGAATAGATTTAACAGTTATAGGTTATATACAAGTATTGCCAACATTAGGTTTGATTTTATTTTATTATATAAAAAAAGAGTTTTTATTAGAGTTATTTAGTAAATTTTTAGTTTATTACCTTTTTGTTTGTTTTTTAATTGTGTCTATATCTCTTGGTGCAGATTTTGGTTTTTATTCATATTTTAAAGATCATATAAATATTTTATTTTTTGGTCTTTTTGATGACGATACTAAAGCCTTAATGATTACTTTTTGGCAAAATTACAATGTTGTTTTAATATTAACAATTTTTTGTATATATTTAATTAGTTTATTTTTAATAATTAAAAAAATATTTACTATAAAAAATAAAAATTATAACTCATTTTTTGGTTTAAGAATTTCTGGTTTGATTTTCTTAATTTTATTTATTTTAAATTTTTTAGTAATAAGAGGAACACTTGGAATGTATCCTTTAGGAAAAATGATACCAAACGTTTCTACTAATGAATTTATAAATAAAGTATCACATAATGGTTTTAGGGCATTTACAAATGCTTTAAATGCAAGAGAAAAATATTTAAGTAGAAAATATGACTTATTTAAAGCAACTGGCTATGAGAAAAATATCGAAAAAGCCTTTGAAGTATATAAAGGTTCAAGTAATATTAATAAAGAAGATTTATTAAAAAATATTACATATAAAACTAAAAAAATAGATGATAAAGAATATAATGTAGTTGTAATTATGGTTGAAAGCTTTGGTATGCCAATATTAAAATATCAAAGTGAAGAGTTTAATATCTTAGGAAGATTAAAAAAACATTTTGATGAAGATACTCTTTTTACAAACTTTATTTCAGCTGGTGATGGAACAATTTCAAGTTTACAAGCACTATTATTAAATATTACACATAGGCCAAAGTCTTTTGCTTTTTCTCAATCTATTTATAAACAGACTTCTTTTTCTTATACTCCTGCATTTTTGTATAATAAAGCAGGTTATGAAACTACTTTTATTTATGGTGGTGATTTAACTTGGAGAAACTTAGGTAATTTTGTAAAATTTCAAGGGTATAAAAATATTGAAGGTAAAATAAATATTTTTGAACATTTAAATAATAAAACAAAACCAAAAGATGAATATTTTCATCCTTGGGGAATATATGATGAGTATTTGATGTCACATATTTTTAATAAGCTTGAAACTTCAAAACAAAAGCAGTTTATAGTAGCATTAACTACAAATAATCATCCTCCTTATAATGTACCAAAAGATTATAAAAGAAATAGCTTGGTATTTAATGATAATATTAAAAATCATATAACAGGTGATTTAGATCTAGCAAAACAAAGATTTTCTTCATATGCATATGCTGTTGATCAAGTGGGAGCTTTTTTAGATAAATTTAAAGAAAGTAAGTTTAAAGATAACACAATAGTAGCAATTACAGCTGATAATAATACAATAGATGGTATTATGAAGTATGATGAAAATGAACTTTTAAACTCTAAAAATATTCCTTTATATTTTTATATTCCTAAAAGTTTAAAAGAAAAACTGCAAATTAATACAAACGTTGCAGGTTCACATAAAGATATTTTCCCAACTTTATACAATTTAACATTAAAAGATAAAGAGTATGTTGCAATTGGGAAAAATCTTTTTGATAAAAATGAAAAACATTATGGCTTTAATGGTTCAATGATTGTAAATCATAATGAAAAAATAGAAAAGCTAGAAAATTTAGAAGATAAAACAAGTAGTGAGCTTTTAAACTATTATAAAGCTAATTTAGCAATTGTTGAATATTTAATAAAAAGTGAATATGAAAAAGCTAATAAATAA